The following proteins are co-located in the Spea bombifrons isolate aSpeBom1 chromosome 3, aSpeBom1.2.pri, whole genome shotgun sequence genome:
- the LOC128484180 gene encoding uncharacterized protein LOC128484180, which produces MAPSAGQLLNYICGRESSVSLPFVLSSAALLSVLLLLFCSFFKKIKTLDFTENKKRSEGSVPTAVAVKMNVPTEQRNRAQNEDTEGDPKQKTGSKGVENVDGFRQSKLSNNKSPDIKDRALPLPPQSDAAGEGQSSGSSADDPLYDFISEEEPSVSQLQSPEPCHNNVLPGGEDEDDAHEAEDTSAAPVYSVIQKNKTVKAKQGGARSSLNAPTKEHTLCQQVDDGQLGRSETKDATQAKGGPPVSKKASNPLQILDKVSMMYNKAKWKTSPGQPRQPSARSSASDKAEEPPPLPDRAFDPEEELQ; this is translated from the exons ATGGCGCCCTCTGCAGGCCAACTTCTGAATTACATCTGCGGGAGAGAGAGCTCCGTGTCCCTCCCGTTCGTTCTCTCCAGCGCCGCTTTGCTGTCCGTTCTGCTGCTGCTCTTCTGCTCTTTCTTCAAGAA AATAAAAACACTAGATTTCACTGAGAATAAAAAGCGAAGTGAAGGCTCGGTTCCCACTGCGGTG gCTGTAAAGATGAACGTTCCAACAGAGCAGAGGAATAGAGCACAAAATGAAG ATACAGAAGGAGATCCGAAGCAGAAAACCGGATCCAAGGGTGTGGAGAACGTCGATGGCTTCCGGCAAAGCAAACTAAGTAATAATAAATCTCCGGACATAAAAGACAGAGCTCTCCCGTTACCACCGCAGAGCGACGCCGCCGGAGAGGGCCAATCCAGTGGCAGCAGCGCCGACGACCCGTTGTATGACTTTATAAGCGAAGAGGAACCATCGGTTTCACAGCTACAGTCGCCAGAGCCGTGCCACAATAACGTTCTCCCCGGGGGAGAGGATGAAGACGACGCGCACGAAGCTGAAGACACGAGCGCGGCCCCCGTTTATTCCGTAATTCAGAAGAACAAGACGGTAAAAGCAAAGCAGGGGGGCGCACGAAGCAGCTTGAACGCTCCGACCAAAGAACATACGTTGTGTCAACAGGTAGATGATGGTCAGCTTGGTAGATCTGAGACAAAGGATGCGACACAAGCCAAGGGAGGTCCACCTGTGTCCAAGAAGGCATCAAATCCTTTGCAGATCTTAGACAAGGTATCGATGATGTACAACAAAGCCAAGTGGAAGACCTCTCCGGGCCAACCCCGGCAACCCTCTGCAAGATCTTCCGCCAGCGACAAAGCCGAAGAACCGCCGCCTCTCCCAGACAGGGCGTTTGATCCGGAGGAGGAACTTCAGTAG